Proteins encoded together in one Microplitis mediator isolate UGA2020A chromosome 7, iyMicMedi2.1, whole genome shotgun sequence window:
- the LOC130671501 gene encoding histone-lysine N-methyltransferase 2D-like isoform X1: MVAEFIARQSGSPINGETACLNSNMPASHTMAHPGQGSHGGHDAHGPMPPLTHPGHHVGQIHHQQLSQHPSHQQQSQQQQQQQVSQHPSHQQQQQQQQQQAQQDQHHHDQQVIHPENYSPNFDIRKELFSQRKQREFIPDNKKDDSYWDRRRRNNEAAKRSREKRRFNDMVLEQRVMELSKENHILKSQLEAIRDKYGICGETVISTEHVLAALPSEPTLSVKRAKLPPSAALLYARSPSPVHTSVIHQPVSGTRSPRSPAQLYVPETSAYPETESFQYPYPHPAIHFDTTSALNLSSRGRRAQSPFELSSGSGDEGATIVVSHNPAANNCLPHKLRHKSRIGDKDAASALLALHGIKQEPGPRASPPWDNEGSSDERDSGISLGAEWNAPSSISAVPETETEVKSRLDRLASEVASLQSILRLGKANGDSHHVTPQIVTNHSSNTNITSSTGPSGLQ; this comes from the coding sequence ATGGTGGCAGAGTTCATTGCCCGCCAGAGTGGATCGCCCATAAACGGTGAAACCGCTTGTCTCAACAGCAACATGCCAGCAAGTCACACAATGGCCCATCCAGGACAGGGATCGCACGGTGGACATGATGCCCATGGTCCGATGCCGCCTCTCACCCACCCGGGGCATCACGTTGGCCAGATCCATCATCAACAGTTATCACAGCATCCTTCCCACCAGCAGCAGTcccagcagcagcaacagcagcaggTCTCCCAGCATCCTTCCcaccagcagcagcagcagcagcagcaacagcaggCGCAGCAGGATCAGCATCATCATGATCAACAGGTGATACATCCCGAGAATTATTCCCCGAATTTTGACATCAGAAAGGAACTATTCTCACAGCGCAAGCAAAGGGAGTTCATTCCTGACAACAAGAAGGATGACAGCTACTGGGACCGACGCAGACGCAACAATGAGGCCGCCAAACGTTCAAGGGAGAAGCGACGTTTCAATGACATGGTACTGGAGCAACGAGTCATGGAGCTCAGCAAGGAGAATCATATCCTCAAGTCACAATTAGAGGCCATTAGGGACAAATACGGTATCTGTGGTGAGACTGTCATCAGCACTGAGCATGTTTTGGCAGCATTACCATCAGAACCAACGTTAAGTGTAAAACGAGCTAAATTACCACCATCAGCAGCCCTACTCTATGCCAGATCACCGAGTCCTGTCCATACGTCTGTAATTCATCAACCAGTAAGTGGCACCAGATCACCTAGATCACCAGCACAGCTCTATGTCCCAGAGACTAGTGCGTATCCCGAAACCGAAAGCTTCCAATATCCTTACCCACATCCAGCAATTCACTTTGATACAACTAGCGCTCTTAATTTATCATCAAGAGGCAGACGTGCTCAATCCCCATTTGAATTGTCATCCGGCAGCGGTGACGAGGGTGCAACAATAGTTGTGTCACATAACCCCGCAGCAAACAATTGTTTACCACACAAACTTAGGCATAAGTCCCGCATTGGCGACAAAGATGCCGCCAGCGCCCTCTTAGCGCTACACGGCATAAAACAGGAACCCGGTCCCAGGGCATCCCCGCCTTGGGACAACGAGGGCTCCAGCGACGAACGTGATTCCGGTATTTCATTAGGTGCTGAATGGAATGCCCCGAGCAGTATTTCGGCGGTACCCGAAACAGAAACCGAAGTCAAGTCAAGGCTAGACAGACTAGCGTCCGAAGTGGCATCGCTCCAGTCAATTTTACGCCTCGGTAAAGCAAATGGCGACTCCCATCACGTTACACCTCAAATTGTTACCAACCACTCGAGTAATACCAACATCACCAGCAGCACTGGTCCATCTGGGTTGCAATGA
- the LOC130671501 gene encoding histone-lysine N-methyltransferase 2D-like isoform X2, which yields MVAEFIARQSGSPINGETACLNSNMPASHTMAHPGQGSHGGHDAHGPMPPLTHPGHHVGQIHHQQLSQHPSHQQQSQQQQQQQVSQHPSHQQQQQQQQQQAQQDQHHHDQQRKQREFIPDNKKDDSYWDRRRRNNEAAKRSREKRRFNDMVLEQRVMELSKENHILKSQLEAIRDKYGICGETVISTEHVLAALPSEPTLSVKRAKLPPSAALLYARSPSPVHTSVIHQPVSGTRSPRSPAQLYVPETSAYPETESFQYPYPHPAIHFDTTSALNLSSRGRRAQSPFELSSGSGDEGATIVVSHNPAANNCLPHKLRHKSRIGDKDAASALLALHGIKQEPGPRASPPWDNEGSSDERDSGISLGAEWNAPSSISAVPETETEVKSRLDRLASEVASLQSILRLGKANGDSHHVTPQIVTNHSSNTNITSSTGPSGLQ from the exons ATGGTGGCAGAGTTCATTGCCCGCCAGAGTGGATCGCCCATAAACGGTGAAACCGCTTGTCTCAACAGCAACATGCCAGCAAGTCACACAATGGCCCATCCAGGACAGGGATCGCACGGTGGACATGATGCCCATGGTCCGATGCCGCCTCTCACCCACCCGGGGCATCACGTTGGCCAGATCCATCATCAACAGTTATCACAGCATCCTTCCCACCAGCAGCAGTcccagcagcagcaacagcagcaggTCTCCCAGCATCCTTCCcaccagcagcagcagcagcagcagcaacagcaggCGCAGCAGGATCAGCATCATCATGATCAACAG CGCAAGCAAAGGGAGTTCATTCCTGACAACAAGAAGGATGACAGCTACTGGGACCGACGCAGACGCAACAATGAGGCCGCCAAACGTTCAAGGGAGAAGCGACGTTTCAATGACATGGTACTGGAGCAACGAGTCATGGAGCTCAGCAAGGAGAATCATATCCTCAAGTCACAATTAGAGGCCATTAGGGACAAATACGGTATCTGTGGTGAGACTGTCATCAGCACTGAGCATGTTTTGGCAGCATTACCATCAGAACCAACGTTAAGTGTAAAACGAGCTAAATTACCACCATCAGCAGCCCTACTCTATGCCAGATCACCGAGTCCTGTCCATACGTCTGTAATTCATCAACCAGTAAGTGGCACCAGATCACCTAGATCACCAGCACAGCTCTATGTCCCAGAGACTAGTGCGTATCCCGAAACCGAAAGCTTCCAATATCCTTACCCACATCCAGCAATTCACTTTGATACAACTAGCGCTCTTAATTTATCATCAAGAGGCAGACGTGCTCAATCCCCATTTGAATTGTCATCCGGCAGCGGTGACGAGGGTGCAACAATAGTTGTGTCACATAACCCCGCAGCAAACAATTGTTTACCACACAAACTTAGGCATAAGTCCCGCATTGGCGACAAAGATGCCGCCAGCGCCCTCTTAGCGCTACACGGCATAAAACAGGAACCCGGTCCCAGGGCATCCCCGCCTTGGGACAACGAGGGCTCCAGCGACGAACGTGATTCCGGTATTTCATTAGGTGCTGAATGGAATGCCCCGAGCAGTATTTCGGCGGTACCCGAAACAGAAACCGAAGTCAAGTCAAGGCTAGACAGACTAGCGTCCGAAGTGGCATCGCTCCAGTCAATTTTACGCCTCGGTAAAGCAAATGGCGACTCCCATCACGTTACACCTCAAATTGTTACCAACCACTCGAGTAATACCAACATCACCAGCAGCACTGGTCCATCTGGGTTGCAATGA